Proteins from one Ficedula albicollis isolate OC2 chromosome 3, FicAlb1.5, whole genome shotgun sequence genomic window:
- the MSH6 gene encoding DNA mismatch repair protein Msh6 isoform X3: MEGYPWWPCLIYNHPTERTIVRGKGKSTRIHVQFFDDSPTRGWISVKYLKPYKGSSDGETMKGGMFYSTKPEIKRAMVLADDAMSKDKTKRLELAVCNEPSDTEEEEEEVEEMSENASGDSEDCNSEEDVKSNKRVMSRERAVKAKRRRVLDSDSDHDGSDVEFKPDGKEAASSEEASSGVDENESSDTETESVAESPVKVPSKRKRGEVKKPAKRSSLGNGCSETPKRAATVSSEAKSKLTSFAAPESFESQANACSGSTGGFSVWEHEKLDWLQEGKRRDAHRRRQGDPDYDPCTLYVPEDYLNKCTPGVRRWWQLKSQNFDAVICYKVGKFYELYHMDAVTGVNELGLIFMKGTWAHSGFPETAFGRFSDVLVQKGYKVARVEQTETPEMMEARCKSAGHSSRFDKVVRREICRIITKGTQTYSVMDCDPSENHSKFLLCVKEKEDSAGTRLYGVCFVDTSVGKFHIGQFPDDRHCSRFRTLVAHYTPVQVLFEKGNLSVDTQKILKGSLVSCIQEGLTSGSQFWNASKTLKVLLEEGYFKEKQNSENGCSLPSVIKSLTSESDSLGLTPGENSELALSALGGCVFYLKKCLIDQELLSQANFEEYVPVDIATARTVSSSSSFARTGQRMVLDGVTLMNLEVLQNGTNGTIEGTLLERIDSCCTPFGKRLLKQWLCAPLCNPKSINDRLDAVEDLLAVPDKMSEVSECLKKLPDLERLLSKIHSIGSPLKSQNHPDSRAIFYEELKYSKKKIADFLSALEGFKVMNEIVDVMEEVASDFKSRVLKQLVTRKATNPDGRFPDLSAELTRWDTAFDHNQARKTGVITPKAGFDPDYDGALQDIKAVEEDLRKYLDQQRKLLGSKSVQYWGTGKNRYQMEIPESAVSRNLPEEYELRSSRKGYKRYWTKEIEKMLAAMVNAEERRDAALKDCMRRLFYNFDKNSRDWQTAVECMAVLDVLMSLAHYSQGGDGPLCRPEILLPMDNAPPFLELRNSRHPCITKTFFGDDFIPNDIVIGSKDEGSSGEASCVLVTGPNMGGKSTLMRQAGLLVVMAQLGCYVPAEACRLTPIDRVFTRLGASDRIMAGESTFFVELSETSSILQHATQHSLVLVDELGRGTATFDGTAIASAVVKELAERIRCRTLFSTHYHSLVEDHSHSGAVRLGHMACMVENESEDPSQETITFLYKFIEGACPKSYGFNAARLADIPEEVIQQGHRKAKEFEKTTLSLRIFRYLCQVVDGATSDANAVRKLMEMINRL, from the exons ATGGAAGGTTATCCCTGGTGGCCGTGTCTCATATACAATCACCCCACTGAAAGAACAATAgtcagaggaaaaggaaaatccacTCGAATCCACGTGCAGTTCTTTGATGACAGCCCTACAAGGGGTTGGATCAGCGTTAAATACCTGAAGCCATATAAAG GTTCATCAGATGGGGAGACGATGAAGGGAGGTATGTTTTACAGCACAAAGCCTGAAATTAAAAGAGCCATGGTGCTGGCAGACGATGCCATGAGCAAAGATAAAAC caaGAGGCTTGAACTGGCAGTATGCAATGAACCTTCAGacacagaggaggaagaggaagaagtggAG gagATGAGTGAAAATGCCTCAGGCGACAGTGAAGACTGCAATAGTGAGGAGGATGTGAAAAGCAATAAGCGAGTGATGAGCAGGGAAAGAGCTGTAAAAGCCAAGAGAAGGAGAGTGTTGGATTCTGACAGTGACCACGATGGCTCCGATGTGGAGTTCAAGCCTGAtgggaaagaagcagcaagCAGTGAGGAAGCCAGTAGCGGGGTGGATGAAAATGAGTCTTCTGACACAGAGACAGAGAGTGTTGCAGAGAGCCCCGTAAAAGTCCCTTCTAAACGAAAGAGAGGAGAGGTGAAAAAGCCTGCTAAAAGGAGTAGCTTGGGAAATGGATGTTCTGAAACTCCCAAAAGAGCAGCAACAGTCTCTTCAGAAGCCAAGTCTAAGCTGACATCGTTTGCAGCACCTGAAAGTTTTGAATCTCAAGCAAATGCTTGCAGTGGAAGCACTGGTGGCTTCTCAGTGTGGGAGCACGAAAAGCTTGACTGGCTGcaagaagggaagaggagagatgCGCACAGGAGGCGTCAGGGTGACCCTGATTACGACCCCTGTACTCTGTACGTGCCTGAGGATTATCTCAACAAGTGCACGCCTGGCGTGCGAAGGTGGTGGCAGCTCAAAAGCCAGAACTTCGATGCTGTGATTTGCTACAAGGTTGGAAAGTTCTATGAGTTGTATCACATGGACGCGGTCACTGGTGTGAACGAGCTGGGCCTGATCTTTATGAAGGGCACCTGGGCCCACTCAGGTTTTCCAGAAACTGCGTTTGGCCGGTTCTCCGACGTCCTGGTGCAGAAGGGCTACAAGGTGGCGCGCGTGGAGCAGACGGAAACGCCTGAAATGATGGAAGCGCGCTGCAAGTCCGCGGGCCACTCCAGCAGGTTTGACAAGGTGGTGCGCCGGGAGATCTGCAGGATCATCACCAAGGGAACGCAGACCTACAGCGTCATGGACTGCGACCCCTCCGAGAACCACAGCAAGTTCCTGCTGTGCGTCAAGGAGAAGGAGGACTCGGCCGGGACACGCCTGTACGGGGTCTGCTTCGTCGACACCTCCGTGGGGAAGTTCCACATTGGCCAGTTCCCAGATGACCGCCACTGCTCCAGGTTTAGGACTCTGGTAGCTCATTACACCCCTGTGCAGGTGCTGTTTGAGAAGGGCAATCTGTCTGTGGACACGCAGAAGATACTGAAGGGCTCACTTGTTTCTTGCATTCAGGAAGGGCTGACCTCGGGCTCCCAGTTCTGGAATGCGTCTAAAACACTAAAAGTCCTTCTTGAGGAAGGATATTTCAAGGAGAAGCAGAATTCTGAAAATGGATGTTCTCTGCCCTCTGTAATCAAATCTCTGACTTCAGAGAGTGACTCCCTGGGATTAACTCCTGGTGAAAACAGTGAATTAGCTTTGTCAGCTCTTGGGGGATGTGTCTTCTATCTCAAAAAATGTCTGATTGATCAGGAGCTGTTATCACAGGCAAACTTTGAGGAATATGTCCCTGTGGATATTGCTACTGCCAGAACCGTAAGTTCAAGTAGTTCGTTTGCCAGAACTGGCCAGCGGATGGTGCTGGATGGAGTCACCCTGATGAACTTGGAAGTCCTGCAGAATGGAACCAATGGAACCATAGAAGGTACTTTGTTGGAAAGGATTGATTCTTGTTGTACACCATTCGGGAAGCGACTCCTGAAACAGTGGCTCTGCGCTCCACTTTGTAATCCCAAATCCATCAATGATCGTTTGGATGCTGTCGAGGacctcctggcagtgccagatAAAATGTCTGAAGTCAGTGAGTGCCTCAAGAAGCTGCCTGACCTGGAAAGGCTGCTCAGCAAAATTCACAGCATCGGGTCACCACTCAAAAGCCAGAACCATCCTGACAGCAGGGCCATCTTCTATGAAGAGCTCaaatacagcaaaaagaaaatcgCTGACTTTCTGTCTGCCCTGGAGGGATTCAAAGTAATGAATGAGATTGTCGATGTCATGGAGGAGGTTGCCAGTGACTTCAAATCCAGAGTCCTGAAGCAGCTGGTCACCCGCAAAGCCACAAATCCCGACGGCCGCTTCCCAGACCTGAGTGCAGAGCTCACAAGGTGGGACACTGCCTTTGATCACAACCAGGCTCGGAAGACAGGAGTGATTACCCCAAAGGCAGGTTTTGACCCCGATTATGACGGAGCACTGCAGGATATCAAGGCTGTTGAGGAAGATCTGCGGAAGTATCTGGATCAGCAACGCAAGCTGCTGGGGTCCAAATCCGTGCAGTACTGGGGGACAGGCAAGAACCGGTACCAGATGGAAATCCCAGAGAGCGCCGTGTCTCGTAACCTGCCCGAGGAATACGAGCTGAGGTCCAGCAGGAAGGGCTACAAGCGCTACTGGACCAAGGAGATCGAGAAGATGCTGGCTGCCATGGTGAACGCCGAGGAGCGCCGCGACGCTGCCCTCAAGGACTGCATGAGGCGCCTCTTCTACAACTTCGACAAGAACAGCAGGGACTGGCAGACAGCTGTGGAgtgcatggctgtgctgg ATGTCTTGATGTCCCTTGCTCACTACAGTCAGGGTGGTGATGGACCCCTGTGCCGACCTGAAATCCTGCTGCCTATGGATAATGCTCCTCCCTTCCTGGAACTCAGAAACTCCCGCCATCCGTGCATCACAAAAACTTTCTTTGGGGATGACTTTATTCCCAACGACATCGTAATTGGCAGCAAGGATGAGGGCAGCAGCGGTGAGGCCTCCTGTGTGTTGGTAACTGGCCCCAACATGGGTGGCAAATCTACACTCATGAGACAG GCTGGTCTCCTGGTGGTCATGGCCCAGCTGGGGTGCTACGTGCCCGCGGAAGCCTGCAGGCTCACGCCCATCGACCGCGTGTTCACGCGGCTCGGCGCCTCCGACAGGATCATGGCCG GTGAAAGTACCTTCTTTGTTGAATTGAGTGAGACTTCCAGCATTCTGCAGCATGCAACACAGCATTCCCTTGTTCTCGTGGATGAACTGG GCAGAGGCACGGCCACATTTGACGGCACGGCCATAGCGAGTGCGGTGGTgaaggagctggcagagaggaTCCGCTGCCGGACGCTGTTCTCCACTCACTACCACTCCCTGGTGGAGGACCATTCCCACAGTGGGGCCGTGCGCCTGGGCCACATG GCATGCATGGttgaaaatgaaagtgaagATCCAAGCCAGGAAACAATCACGTTCCTGTACAAGTTCATTGAAGGAGCCTGCCCAAAGAGCTACGGCTTCAATGCGGCAAGACTTGCAGATATTCCAGAGGAAGTCATTCAGCAGGGGCACAGAAAAGCCAAAGAGTTTGAAAAAACAACTCTGTCACTGAGAATATTTAG GTACCTGTGCCAGGTGGTGGATGGAGCAACCAGTGATGCTAATGCAGTTCGGAAACTCATGGAGATGATCAACCGGCTTTAG
- the MSH6 gene encoding DNA mismatch repair protein Msh6 isoform X2, whose product MEGYPWWPCLIYNHPTERTIVRGKGKSTRIHVQFFDDSPTRGWISVKYLKPYKGSSDGETMKGGMFYSTKPEIKRAMVLADDAMSKDKTKRLELAVCNEPSDTEEEEEEVEEMSENASGDSEDCNSEEDVKSNKRVMSRERAVKAKRRRVLDSDSDHDGSDVEFKPDGKEAASSEEASSGVDENESSDTETESVAESPVKVPSKRKRGEVKKPAKRSSLGNGCSETPKRAATVSSEAKSKLTSFAAPESFESQANACSGSTGGFSVWEHEKLDWLQEGKRRDAHRRRQGDPDYDPCTLYVPEDYLNKCTPGVRRWWQLKSQNFDAVICYKVGKFYELYHMDAVTGVNELGLIFMKGTWAHSGFPETAFGRFSDVLVQKGYKVARVEQTETPEMMEARCKSAGHSSRFDKVVRREICRIITKGTQTYSVMDCDPSENHSKFLLCVKEKEDSAGTRLYGVCFVDTSVGKFHIGQFPDDRHCSRFRTLVAHYTPVQVLFEKGNLSVDTQKILKGSLVSCIQEGLTSGSQFWNASKTLKVLLEEGYFKEKQNSENGCSLPSVIKSLTSESDSLGLTPGENSELALSALGGCVFYLKKCLIDQELLSQANFEEYVPVDIATARTVSSSSSFARTGQRMVLDGVTLMNLEVLQNGTNGTIEGTLLERIDSCCTPFGKRLLKQWLCAPLCNPKSINDRLDAVEDLLAVPDKMSEVSECLKKLPDLERLLSKIHSIGSPLKSQNHPDSRAIFYEELKYSKKKIADFLSALEGFKVMNEIVDVMEEVASDFKSRVLKQLVTRKATNPDGRFPDLSAELTRWDTAFDHNQARKTGVITPKAGFDPDYDGALQDIKAVEEDLRKYLDQQRKLLGSKSVQYWGTGKNRYQMEIPESAVSRNLPEEYELRSSRKGYKRYWTKEIEKMLAAMVNAEERRDAALKDCMRRLFYNFDKNSRDWQTAVECMAVLDVLMSLAHYSQGGDGPLCRPEILLPMDNAPPFLELRNSRHPCITKTFFGDDFIPNDIVIGSKDEGSSGEASCVLVTGPNMGGKSTLMRQAGLLVVMAQLGCYVPAEACRLTPIDRVFTRLGASDRIMAGESTFFVELSETSSILQHATQHSLVLVDELGRGTATFDGTAIASAVVKELAERIRCRTLFSTHYHSLVEDHSHSGAVRLGHMACMVENESEDPSQETITFLYKFIEGACPKSYGFNAARLADIPEEVIQQGHRKAKEFEKTTLSLRIFRYLCQVVDGATSDANAVRKLMEMINRL is encoded by the exons ATGGAAGGTTATCCCTGGTGGCCGTGTCTCATATACAATCACCCCACTGAAAGAACAATAgtcagaggaaaaggaaaatccacTCGAATCCACGTGCAGTTCTTTGATGACAGCCCTACAAGGGGTTGGATCAGCGTTAAATACCTGAAGCCATATAAAG GTTCATCAGATGGGGAGACGATGAAGGGAGGTATGTTTTACAGCACAAAGCCTGAAATTAAAAGAGCCATGGTGCTGGCAGACGATGCCATGAGCAAAG ataaaaccaaGAGGCTTGAACTGGCAGTATGCAATGAACCTTCAGacacagaggaggaagaggaagaagtggAG gagATGAGTGAAAATGCCTCAGGCGACAGTGAAGACTGCAATAGTGAGGAGGATGTGAAAAGCAATAAGCGAGTGATGAGCAGGGAAAGAGCTGTAAAAGCCAAGAGAAGGAGAGTGTTGGATTCTGACAGTGACCACGATGGCTCCGATGTGGAGTTCAAGCCTGAtgggaaagaagcagcaagCAGTGAGGAAGCCAGTAGCGGGGTGGATGAAAATGAGTCTTCTGACACAGAGACAGAGAGTGTTGCAGAGAGCCCCGTAAAAGTCCCTTCTAAACGAAAGAGAGGAGAGGTGAAAAAGCCTGCTAAAAGGAGTAGCTTGGGAAATGGATGTTCTGAAACTCCCAAAAGAGCAGCAACAGTCTCTTCAGAAGCCAAGTCTAAGCTGACATCGTTTGCAGCACCTGAAAGTTTTGAATCTCAAGCAAATGCTTGCAGTGGAAGCACTGGTGGCTTCTCAGTGTGGGAGCACGAAAAGCTTGACTGGCTGcaagaagggaagaggagagatgCGCACAGGAGGCGTCAGGGTGACCCTGATTACGACCCCTGTACTCTGTACGTGCCTGAGGATTATCTCAACAAGTGCACGCCTGGCGTGCGAAGGTGGTGGCAGCTCAAAAGCCAGAACTTCGATGCTGTGATTTGCTACAAGGTTGGAAAGTTCTATGAGTTGTATCACATGGACGCGGTCACTGGTGTGAACGAGCTGGGCCTGATCTTTATGAAGGGCACCTGGGCCCACTCAGGTTTTCCAGAAACTGCGTTTGGCCGGTTCTCCGACGTCCTGGTGCAGAAGGGCTACAAGGTGGCGCGCGTGGAGCAGACGGAAACGCCTGAAATGATGGAAGCGCGCTGCAAGTCCGCGGGCCACTCCAGCAGGTTTGACAAGGTGGTGCGCCGGGAGATCTGCAGGATCATCACCAAGGGAACGCAGACCTACAGCGTCATGGACTGCGACCCCTCCGAGAACCACAGCAAGTTCCTGCTGTGCGTCAAGGAGAAGGAGGACTCGGCCGGGACACGCCTGTACGGGGTCTGCTTCGTCGACACCTCCGTGGGGAAGTTCCACATTGGCCAGTTCCCAGATGACCGCCACTGCTCCAGGTTTAGGACTCTGGTAGCTCATTACACCCCTGTGCAGGTGCTGTTTGAGAAGGGCAATCTGTCTGTGGACACGCAGAAGATACTGAAGGGCTCACTTGTTTCTTGCATTCAGGAAGGGCTGACCTCGGGCTCCCAGTTCTGGAATGCGTCTAAAACACTAAAAGTCCTTCTTGAGGAAGGATATTTCAAGGAGAAGCAGAATTCTGAAAATGGATGTTCTCTGCCCTCTGTAATCAAATCTCTGACTTCAGAGAGTGACTCCCTGGGATTAACTCCTGGTGAAAACAGTGAATTAGCTTTGTCAGCTCTTGGGGGATGTGTCTTCTATCTCAAAAAATGTCTGATTGATCAGGAGCTGTTATCACAGGCAAACTTTGAGGAATATGTCCCTGTGGATATTGCTACTGCCAGAACCGTAAGTTCAAGTAGTTCGTTTGCCAGAACTGGCCAGCGGATGGTGCTGGATGGAGTCACCCTGATGAACTTGGAAGTCCTGCAGAATGGAACCAATGGAACCATAGAAGGTACTTTGTTGGAAAGGATTGATTCTTGTTGTACACCATTCGGGAAGCGACTCCTGAAACAGTGGCTCTGCGCTCCACTTTGTAATCCCAAATCCATCAATGATCGTTTGGATGCTGTCGAGGacctcctggcagtgccagatAAAATGTCTGAAGTCAGTGAGTGCCTCAAGAAGCTGCCTGACCTGGAAAGGCTGCTCAGCAAAATTCACAGCATCGGGTCACCACTCAAAAGCCAGAACCATCCTGACAGCAGGGCCATCTTCTATGAAGAGCTCaaatacagcaaaaagaaaatcgCTGACTTTCTGTCTGCCCTGGAGGGATTCAAAGTAATGAATGAGATTGTCGATGTCATGGAGGAGGTTGCCAGTGACTTCAAATCCAGAGTCCTGAAGCAGCTGGTCACCCGCAAAGCCACAAATCCCGACGGCCGCTTCCCAGACCTGAGTGCAGAGCTCACAAGGTGGGACACTGCCTTTGATCACAACCAGGCTCGGAAGACAGGAGTGATTACCCCAAAGGCAGGTTTTGACCCCGATTATGACGGAGCACTGCAGGATATCAAGGCTGTTGAGGAAGATCTGCGGAAGTATCTGGATCAGCAACGCAAGCTGCTGGGGTCCAAATCCGTGCAGTACTGGGGGACAGGCAAGAACCGGTACCAGATGGAAATCCCAGAGAGCGCCGTGTCTCGTAACCTGCCCGAGGAATACGAGCTGAGGTCCAGCAGGAAGGGCTACAAGCGCTACTGGACCAAGGAGATCGAGAAGATGCTGGCTGCCATGGTGAACGCCGAGGAGCGCCGCGACGCTGCCCTCAAGGACTGCATGAGGCGCCTCTTCTACAACTTCGACAAGAACAGCAGGGACTGGCAGACAGCTGTGGAgtgcatggctgtgctgg ATGTCTTGATGTCCCTTGCTCACTACAGTCAGGGTGGTGATGGACCCCTGTGCCGACCTGAAATCCTGCTGCCTATGGATAATGCTCCTCCCTTCCTGGAACTCAGAAACTCCCGCCATCCGTGCATCACAAAAACTTTCTTTGGGGATGACTTTATTCCCAACGACATCGTAATTGGCAGCAAGGATGAGGGCAGCAGCGGTGAGGCCTCCTGTGTGTTGGTAACTGGCCCCAACATGGGTGGCAAATCTACACTCATGAGACAG GCTGGTCTCCTGGTGGTCATGGCCCAGCTGGGGTGCTACGTGCCCGCGGAAGCCTGCAGGCTCACGCCCATCGACCGCGTGTTCACGCGGCTCGGCGCCTCCGACAGGATCATGGCCG GTGAAAGTACCTTCTTTGTTGAATTGAGTGAGACTTCCAGCATTCTGCAGCATGCAACACAGCATTCCCTTGTTCTCGTGGATGAACTGG GCAGAGGCACGGCCACATTTGACGGCACGGCCATAGCGAGTGCGGTGGTgaaggagctggcagagaggaTCCGCTGCCGGACGCTGTTCTCCACTCACTACCACTCCCTGGTGGAGGACCATTCCCACAGTGGGGCCGTGCGCCTGGGCCACATG GCATGCATGGttgaaaatgaaagtgaagATCCAAGCCAGGAAACAATCACGTTCCTGTACAAGTTCATTGAAGGAGCCTGCCCAAAGAGCTACGGCTTCAATGCGGCAAGACTTGCAGATATTCCAGAGGAAGTCATTCAGCAGGGGCACAGAAAAGCCAAAGAGTTTGAAAAAACAACTCTGTCACTGAGAATATTTAG GTACCTGTGCCAGGTGGTGGATGGAGCAACCAGTGATGCTAATGCAGTTCGGAAACTCATGGAGATGATCAACCGGCTTTAG